The Daucus carota subsp. sativus chromosome 2, DH1 v3.0, whole genome shotgun sequence genome includes a window with the following:
- the LOC108205582 gene encoding protein GRAVITROPIC IN THE LIGHT 1 encodes MQPTGGRDSQPFDINNQKIHPQPMEESTNQNPEAVESMISKIFTNISSLKSAYIQLQAAHTPYDPDKIQAADKLVIAKLKDLSELKHFYRENNPKPLCVSPQDSRLAAEIQEQQSLLKTYEVMVKKFQSEIRNKDSEITQVQQQISEANQRRTKLEKNLKLRGLSANESEGMGMQSDFGSLELTVDLFSSAVEAASKAIHDFSKPLINMMKAAGWDLDAAANAIEPNVVYAKRAHKKYTFESHICQKMFTGFQQESFSLIIEDRMATEESFFHQYLALREVDPLDSVCQNPDSDFGKFCRSKYLVVVHPKMEASFFGNLDQRNHVTDGGHPRTPFYLAFLKLAKSIWLLHRLAYSYDPAVKIFQVKKECEYSETYMKSVVNNFSTDENDPKPRVGLMVMPGFWIDGHLIHCQVYLTGVKFAE; translated from the coding sequence ATGCAACCCACTGGGGGAAGGGACAGCCAACCTTTTGACATTAATAATCAGAAGATCCATCCCCAACCTATGGAAGAGTCAACAAATCAGAATCCAGAAGCGGTAGAATCGATGATATCTAAGATTTTTACTAACATTTCCTCTTTAAAGTCTGCTTACATCCAACTCCAAGCTGCTCATACACCCTATGACCCTGATAAAATTCAAGCCGCTGACAAGCTTGTAATTGCTAAGCTTAAGGATCTCTCCGAGCTTAAACATTTTTACAGGGAGAACAACCCAAAACCACTATGTGTTTCCCCTCAGGACTCGCGCTTAGCTGCAGAGATTCAAGAACAGCAGAGCTTGTTAAAAACATACGAGGTAATGGTAAAGAAGTTTCAGTCTGAAATTCGCAACAAAGATTCTGAAATCACTCAGGTTCAGCAACAGATATCTGAGGCAAATCAGAGGCGGACAAAACTGGAAAAAAATCTTAAACTTAGGGGTTTGTCAGCCAATGAATCGGAAGGGATGGGCATGCAAAGTGATTTCGGATCACTTGAGTTGACTGTCGATCTTTTCAGTTCAGCTGTAGAAGCTGCTTCCAAAGCGATTCATGATTTTTCAAAGCCATTGATTAACATGATGAAAGCTGCTGGGTGGGACCTTGATGCTGCAGCGAATGCTATTGAACCTAATGTAGTTTATGCGAAAAGGgctcataaaaaatatacatttgaATCCCATATTTGCCAAAAAATGTTTACTGGCTTTCAGCAGGAAAGTTTCTCACTGATAATTGAGGACCGTATGGCCACTGAAGAAAGCTTCTTCCACCAGTATCTCGCCCTAAGAGAAGTGGATCCGCTAGATTCTGTTTGTCAAAatccagattctgattttgGAAAATTTTGTCGGAGCAAGTACCTAGTTGTTGTTCACCCAAAGATGGAAGCTTCTTTTTTTGGGAACTTGGATCAGCGGAACCATGTGACTGACGGAGGACATCCTAGGACACCTTTTTACCTGGCATTTTTAAAATTGGCCAAGTCAATCTGGCTTTTGCACAGGTTGGCTTATTCATATGATCCTGCAGTGAAAATTTTCCAGGTGAAAAAAGAATGTGAATATTCAGAGACATATATGAAAAGTGTTGTAAATAATTTCTCCACCGATGAAAACGATCCGAAGCCTAGGGTTGGGCTGATGGTCATGCCTGGTTTCTGGATTGATGGCCATTTGATCCACTGCCAAGTCTATCTAACAggtgtaaaatttgctgaatga
- the LOC108209743 gene encoding pectinesterase inhibitor 9, which translates to MAQISLTFLVILLTIFCLSGLAEPACRRCSRSRAFVEAQCRTTRYTDLCVRGLLPYVNSKIHTQQQLAQVALSVSLSRARFTRAYVISVAKQLQQTRTPDYAAVEDCLNQINDGVTQIAQSVKEFRQMSVDGEKQFLWHESNVQSWVSAALTDATQCIDGFSAYTIKSKVKATIKAKVLNVAQVTSNALALFNGYTARHRASFRAKKP; encoded by the coding sequence ATGGCACAAATCAGCCTCACTTTTTTGGTCATCCTCTTAACCATTTTTTGCCTCTCCGGCCTGGCGGAGCCAGCCTGCCGCAGATGTTCCCGATCACGGGCTTTCGTGGAGGCGCAATGCCGAACAACCCGATACACGGACCTCTGCGTCCGCGGCCTCTTGCCTTACGTAAACTCAAAAATCCATACTCAACAGCAACTAGCTCAAGTTGCACTCTCCGTCAGCCTCTCTAGGGCTAGGTTCACCAGGGCTTACGTCATCAGCGTGGCGAAACAGCTCCAACAGACACGAACCCCCGACTACGCCGCGGTCGAAGACTGTCTTAACCAGATCAACGACGGAGTGACGCAGATCGCGCAGTCGGTTAAGGAGTTTCGGCAGATGAGTGTGGATGGGGAGAAGCAGTTCTTGTGGCACGAGAGTAATGTGCAGAGCTGGGTGAGCGCTGCTCTCACGGATGCCACGCAGTGTATTGATGGGTTTTCGGCGTATACGATTAAGAGCAAGGTGAAGGCGACGATTAAGGCCAAGGTGTTGAATGTGGCGCAGGTGACTAGCAATGCATTGGCGTTGTTTAATGGGTACACTGCTAGACATCGAGCCTCGTTCCGGGCCAAGAAGCCATGA